The Devosia sp. SD17-2 genome includes a region encoding these proteins:
- a CDS encoding Gfo/Idh/MocA family oxidoreductase, producing MRVGIIGLGYRLGYLARIFSAASSEFQVVAYVDPDPAGLPYTIEHKVPVGQSYDSLEAMLDAERLDLLMVGSPNHLHLDHIRIGLERGLKIFAEKPVVTTVEDTIALASLLGQHGSDNVMVGLVLRYAPLYVDLRKAQAEGQLGEIASIEASEHIPPYHGAFFMRDWRRYEKYAGSFMLEKCCHDLDLYNGVMGCRPRFVASFGGRRSFVPQNAPQDAGANDLEVYHRKPSGWQGSEKVFDSDGDIIDFQTAIVQYENGAALTFHTNLNVPDDFRRFAVIGAKGMAEGDFVRNYFKVTDSRTSQTLEDKSYKSTALSQHYGADEQMAEDILKHVLEGASLPVSVTDALEAGLLALSMDEAMRNKSVVDMTPIWQRFDAALGRSS from the coding sequence ATGCGCGTCGGTATTATCGGGCTCGGCTATCGCTTGGGTTATTTGGCGCGGATATTTTCTGCTGCGAGCAGTGAATTCCAGGTCGTTGCCTATGTCGATCCGGATCCGGCGGGTCTTCCCTATACTATCGAACACAAGGTTCCGGTCGGCCAGTCGTACGACAGCCTCGAGGCCATGCTGGATGCCGAGCGCCTGGACCTGCTGATGGTCGGTTCGCCCAATCACCTTCATCTCGACCATATCCGCATCGGGCTCGAACGCGGGCTCAAGATTTTCGCCGAAAAGCCGGTGGTGACGACGGTCGAGGATACGATCGCCCTCGCCAGCCTCCTGGGGCAACATGGCTCCGACAATGTCATGGTCGGGCTCGTGCTGCGCTATGCGCCGCTCTACGTCGATCTGCGCAAGGCGCAGGCCGAGGGGCAGCTGGGCGAAATCGCCTCCATTGAAGCCTCCGAGCATATCCCGCCCTATCACGGCGCCTTTTTCATGCGCGACTGGCGCCGCTACGAGAAATATGCCGGCAGCTTCATGCTCGAAAAATGCTGCCACGACCTCGATCTTTATAACGGGGTCATGGGGTGCCGGCCGCGTTTCGTCGCCAGCTTTGGCGGACGCCGCAGCTTTGTCCCGCAGAATGCGCCGCAGGACGCCGGCGCCAATGACCTCGAAGTCTATCATCGTAAGCCGTCGGGCTGGCAGGGCTCGGAAAAGGTCTTCGACAGCGACGGTGACATCATCGATTTCCAGACTGCCATCGTGCAGTACGAAAACGGCGCGGCGCTGACCTTCCACACCAATCTCAATGTGCCTGATGACTTCCGGCGCTTTGCGGTGATCGGAGCCAAGGGCATGGCCGAGGGCGACTTCGTCCGGAACTACTTTAAAGTCACCGATAGTCGCACATCCCAGACGCTCGAGGATAAGTCCTACAAGAGCACTGCTCTGTCACAGCATTACGGCGCCGATGAGCAGATGGCCGAGGACATTCTCAAGCACGTGCTCGAAGGCGCGTCGCTCCCCGTGTCCGTGACCGACGCTCTGGAGGCTGGGCTCCTCGCTCTCTCCATGGACGAGGCGATGCGCAACAAATCCGTGGTCGACATGACCCCCATCTGGCAGCGCTTCGATGCTGCTCTGGGCCGGTCGAGCTAA
- a CDS encoding chemotaxis response regulator protein-glutamate methylesterase: MRMPASGSNKIRVLIVDDSASVRTTLSEIIAADPDLEVMATAADPYVAVERIRQEVPDVIFLDIELPRMDGITFLKKIMAQRPIPVVICSSLAQAGSDTLMQALEAGAVDVVAKPRVDTAQFLQESRMRICDAAKAAAHAKLRGLRKAAPALTVEAKLTADAIIPPFSDSRRESVMARMPVTNALVVIGASTGGTEALREVLEALPSDSPPILIVQHMPEKFTGAFARRLNTVCAVEIKEAEDGDIVQPGRVLIAPGNVHMQLVRNGSRYTIKLVEGPHISRHRPSVDILFRSTAQSAGRNAMGMLLTGMGDDGARSLLEMRQMGCHTVAQDEDTSVVFGMPKEAIQRGAAVRVLPLAKMAAEINAFSRNAPKIPTGASE, from the coding sequence ATGCGGATGCCTGCCTCCGGTTCGAACAAGATCCGTGTCCTCATCGTTGATGACAGCGCCTCGGTGCGCACCACGCTGAGCGAAATCATCGCCGCCGACCCTGACCTCGAAGTCATGGCGACGGCGGCCGATCCCTATGTTGCGGTCGAGCGCATCCGGCAGGAAGTGCCCGATGTCATCTTCCTCGATATCGAGCTGCCGCGCATGGACGGCATCACCTTCCTGAAAAAGATCATGGCGCAGCGTCCCATTCCGGTGGTGATCTGCTCGAGCCTGGCCCAGGCCGGTTCCGATACGCTGATGCAGGCGCTTGAGGCCGGCGCGGTGGATGTCGTCGCCAAGCCGCGCGTCGATACGGCCCAGTTCCTGCAAGAATCGCGCATGCGCATCTGCGATGCCGCCAAGGCCGCTGCCCACGCCAAATTGCGCGGACTGCGCAAGGCCGCTCCGGCGCTGACGGTGGAAGCAAAGCTCACCGCCGACGCCATCATCCCGCCCTTTTCCGACAGCCGCCGGGAAAGCGTGATGGCACGCATGCCGGTGACGAATGCGCTGGTCGTCATCGGCGCCTCCACGGGGGGCACCGAAGCCCTGCGTGAAGTGCTCGAGGCCCTGCCGTCAGACAGTCCGCCCATCCTGATCGTGCAGCACATGCCGGAAAAATTCACCGGCGCCTTTGCCCGGCGGCTGAATACGGTGTGCGCCGTCGAGATCAAGGAAGCCGAGGACGGCGACATTGTGCAGCCCGGCCGGGTCCTGATTGCGCCGGGCAATGTGCACATGCAGCTCGTGCGCAACGGCTCCCGCTACACCATAAAACTCGTCGAAGGGCCCCATATTTCGCGGCATCGCCCGTCGGTCGACATTCTCTTTCGCTCCACGGCCCAATCTGCCGGTCGCAATGCCATGGGCATGCTGCTGACCGGCATGGGCGACGACGGGGCGCGCAGTCTCCTCGAGATGCGCCAGATGGGCTGCCACACGGTCGCCCAAGACGAAGACACCTCGGTGGTCTTTGGCATGCCCAAGGAAGCAATCCAGCGCGGCGCGGCCGTCCGTGTTCTGCCGCTCGCCAAGATGGCCGCCGAAATCAACGCCTTTTCCCGCAATGCCCCAAAGATTCCAACCGGAGCCAGCGAATGA
- a CDS encoding sugar ABC transporter permease → MTSTRSATLFAFALLAPALIYILTIVAYPLVDTIVLSFTNASLRQEYDFVGWANYQRIFGAGNFTEVIIRTFIWTFFSVSIKMVIGMCGAVLLNAAIPGQTLFRILTMPPWIVPMAIGIFMWGWMYNGQFGMISGLLQNFGLTNGPIAFLAYGNTAFWATIVTDVWIGVPMVTIYFLAAMQSIPKDLYEAAWTDGAGRFYRFRRITLPLMVPAIITMSLLSLIATFNSFDIIWILTQGGPSGSTTTMIIDTYKTAMGSRKYGEGAARAVVISIFVTIFCLVYFRAVRRLQQGEAK, encoded by the coding sequence ATGACCAGCACAAGAAGCGCCACCCTCTTCGCATTCGCCCTGCTGGCTCCGGCCCTGATCTACATTCTGACGATCGTCGCTTATCCGCTTGTCGACACGATCGTCCTTTCCTTCACCAATGCCTCGCTCCGCCAGGAGTATGATTTCGTCGGCTGGGCCAATTACCAGCGCATTTTTGGCGCCGGTAATTTCACCGAGGTGATTATCCGCACCTTCATCTGGACCTTCTTTTCGGTCTCGATAAAAATGGTGATCGGCATGTGCGGGGCGGTGCTGCTCAACGCCGCCATCCCCGGCCAGACCTTGTTCCGCATCCTCACCATGCCGCCCTGGATCGTGCCCATGGCGATCGGCATCTTCATGTGGGGCTGGATGTATAACGGCCAGTTCGGGATGATCTCGGGCCTCTTGCAGAACTTCGGCCTGACCAACGGCCCGATCGCCTTCCTCGCCTATGGCAACACCGCCTTCTGGGCGACCATTGTCACCGACGTCTGGATCGGCGTGCCGATGGTGACGATCTATTTCCTCGCCGCAATGCAGTCAATCCCCAAGGACCTCTACGAGGCTGCCTGGACCGATGGGGCCGGGCGCTTCTACCGGTTCCGCCGCATCACCCTGCCGTTGATGGTGCCGGCGATCATCACCATGAGCCTCCTCTCGCTTATCGCCACCTTCAATTCCTTCGACATCATCTGGATCCTGACCCAGGGCGGTCCCTCGGGCTCGACCACGACGATGATCATCGACACCTACAAGACCGCCATGGGCTCCCGCAAATATGGCGAGGGCGCAGCGCGCGCCGTGGTGATCTCGATCTTTGTGACCATTTTCTGTCTCGTCTACTTCCGCGCCGTCCGCCGGCTGCAGCAGGGAGAAGCCAAATGA
- a CDS encoding DeoR/GlpR family DNA-binding transcription regulator, whose amino-acid sequence MTTAMRQVQIVELARQKGGVSVEQLVGLFGVTAQTVRKDLNVLCGRGVLNRTHGGAIYPSGVENMEYEARRQIATAEKQAIGGAAARIIPDDASLFINIGTTTEAVSQALTEHHGLMVITNNINVANRLRLAPGIEVVISGGVVRPSDGGIVGEAAVDFIRQFKVDFAVIGVSAIDSDGALLDFDFREVKVAQAIIANARHVILVSDATKFTRTAPVRIGHLTQVHSFITDYCPHDSIRQICAEQGIRLIETGGPPAQGDDE is encoded by the coding sequence ATGACCACCGCGATGCGTCAGGTGCAGATCGTCGAGCTCGCCCGACAAAAGGGTGGGGTCAGCGTCGAGCAATTGGTGGGGCTCTTCGGGGTAACGGCGCAGACGGTGCGCAAGGATCTCAATGTCCTTTGCGGCCGCGGCGTGCTCAACCGTACCCATGGCGGCGCCATCTACCCTTCCGGGGTGGAGAACATGGAATATGAGGCGCGCCGGCAGATTGCCACTGCCGAAAAGCAGGCCATCGGCGGCGCCGCGGCCCGGATCATTCCCGATGATGCCTCGCTCTTCATCAATATCGGCACCACGACCGAAGCCGTCAGCCAGGCTCTAACAGAGCATCACGGGCTGATGGTGATCACCAATAACATCAATGTCGCCAACCGCCTGCGCCTTGCGCCCGGCATCGAGGTGGTCATCTCCGGCGGGGTTGTGCGCCCATCTGACGGCGGCATTGTCGGCGAGGCGGCCGTCGATTTCATCCGCCAGTTCAAGGTGGATTTTGCGGTGATCGGCGTCTCCGCAATTGATAGCGACGGAGCGCTCCTCGATTTCGATTTCCGCGAGGTGAAAGTGGCGCAGGCCATCATCGCCAATGCGCGCCACGTCATCCTTGTGTCGGACGCAACCAAGTTCACGCGCACCGCCCCGGTCAGGATCGGGCATCTGACCCAGGTCCATAGTTTTATCACCGATTATTGCCCCCATGACTCGATCCGGCAGATCTGCGCCGAGCAGGGGATCAGGCTTATTGAAACAGGCGGGCCACCCGCCCAGGGAGACGATGAATGA
- a CDS encoding extracellular solute-binding protein gives MAVSLLALASAAPAAYAQDTKEIAFINCGDELTAGYAEAFAEWESANPGFKVVPEIVGWGQCQDKVTTLAAAGTPVALAYVGSRTLKQFAMNDLIVPVPMTDEEKAAYYNYVPDTVTFDGTQWGVPVAFSTKALFWNKDLFEQAGLDPETPPKTWEEKIAFAKQITENTDAAGYGLVAKTFDNTMHQFLHWVYTNNGQVIDADGNITINSPQVLAALQALKDITPYSEEGPTAYEQNEVRAIWLDGGVAMIEASPGAAIRAEEAGMNWGVADLPLGPDAKGPGTLLITDALAIFKGTGVEDQAISLAKYLTDGERQWAAEMAQGLTPLRPLEPQTSELIAATPYWKPFLDGIEFGGPEPLFNDYIGLQNVMIEMVQSVVTGQAEPQAALERAASELEQYK, from the coding sequence ATGGCCGTTTCGCTGCTGGCGCTCGCCAGCGCCGCCCCGGCTGCTTATGCCCAGGACACGAAGGAAATCGCCTTCATCAACTGTGGTGACGAGCTTACGGCCGGCTATGCCGAAGCTTTCGCCGAGTGGGAAAGTGCCAATCCGGGCTTCAAGGTCGTGCCGGAGATCGTCGGCTGGGGCCAGTGCCAGGACAAGGTGACCACGCTCGCCGCTGCCGGCACGCCGGTCGCACTGGCCTATGTGGGCTCGCGCACGCTCAAGCAGTTCGCGATGAACGACCTCATCGTCCCCGTGCCGATGACCGACGAGGAAAAGGCCGCCTATTACAATTACGTGCCTGACACAGTGACCTTCGACGGCACCCAGTGGGGCGTGCCGGTGGCCTTCTCGACCAAGGCCCTGTTCTGGAACAAGGACCTGTTCGAACAGGCCGGCCTCGATCCGGAAACCCCGCCAAAGACCTGGGAAGAAAAGATCGCTTTCGCCAAGCAGATCACCGAAAACACCGACGCTGCCGGCTATGGCCTTGTTGCCAAGACCTTTGACAACACCATGCACCAGTTCCTCCACTGGGTGTACACCAACAATGGCCAGGTCATTGATGCGGATGGCAACATCACCATCAACTCCCCGCAGGTGCTCGCAGCCCTTCAGGCGCTCAAGGACATCACCCCCTATTCCGAAGAAGGCCCGACCGCTTACGAGCAGAACGAAGTCCGCGCCATCTGGCTCGACGGTGGCGTTGCCATGATCGAAGCCTCGCCCGGCGCTGCCATCCGCGCTGAAGAAGCCGGCATGAACTGGGGCGTTGCCGATCTGCCGCTTGGTCCCGATGCCAAGGGTCCCGGTACGCTTCTGATCACCGACGCGCTGGCCATCTTCAAGGGCACCGGCGTCGAAGATCAGGCCATCAGCCTCGCCAAGTATCTCACTGACGGCGAACGCCAGTGGGCCGCGGAAATGGCCCAGGGCCTGACCCCGCTGCGTCCGCTCGAGCCGCAGACCAGCGAGCTGATCGCCGCAACGCCTTACTGGAAGCCCTTCCTTGACGGCATCGAGTTCGGTGGTCCCGAGCCGCTGTTCAACGACTATATCGGCCTGCAGAACGTCATGATCGAAATGGTCCAGTCGGTCGTCACCGGCCAGGCCGAGCCGCAGGCCGCACTCGAGCGCGCTGCCTCCGAGCTCGAACAGTACAAGTAA
- a CDS encoding chemotaxis protein CheW: MPDQNQFVTLGVANEKFAAPVTKVQEILDMRTISRLPRAPENLLGMIDVRGQGVPVIDLRRTLGMEPAPDTENTRIVVLAINGPAGPVTLGLKADRVFEVTVLDSDQLDPPPAVSSAWVGHCIAGIGRRNGEFVTVLDLDRLLGAEAALSAA; the protein is encoded by the coding sequence CAATTTGTGACACTGGGCGTGGCGAACGAGAAATTCGCCGCGCCCGTCACCAAGGTCCAGGAAATCCTGGACATGCGCACCATCTCGCGCCTGCCGCGTGCGCCGGAAAACCTGCTGGGCATGATCGACGTGCGCGGGCAGGGCGTCCCGGTGATCGACCTTCGCCGCACACTCGGCATGGAGCCGGCGCCGGATACGGAAAATACCCGTATCGTGGTGCTGGCGATCAATGGGCCTGCCGGCCCTGTCACGCTCGGCCTCAAGGCTGATCGGGTGTTCGAGGTGACGGTGCTCGACAGCGACCAGCTCGATCCGCCACCGGCGGTCAGCTCAGCCTGGGTCGGGCACTGCATTGCCGGCATCGGTCGGCGCAATGGCGAGTTCGTCACCGTCCTCGACCTGGACCGCCTGCTCGGTGCTGAGGCGGCGCTTTCGGCCGCCTGA
- a CDS encoding M81 family metallopeptidase, with protein sequence MRIAVAGLHTECSTYNPVIAREADFRVLRGPAMLKDGYFDFLTHFPAEFITILHARAIAGGPVEQALYQRWKREILEGLKAAMPLDGVYLAMHGAMFVETMFDAEGDFIAAVRETVGPDVIIATSYDLHGNISQKIIDNLDIFSTYRTAPHIDVADTMRRAVTMLVRAISTGVRPGLVWAPVPVLLPGERTSTQDEPARSFYAQLHQVEEPTGIWDASFQIGYVWADEPRSTACAVITGTDRSAMERAASDLAGDYWDLREKFVFGMETGSIEECVARAVASPTTPVVLAESGDNPTGGGVGDRAEMLAALMQAGATDTIFAGIADAAATEAAYAAGVGGHVSLTIGARLDPSSRPAKVDGTVAFLLETDDNRLREAVLRIGGIDLVVTTRRRPFHNIADFTRLGLDPHSARIIAVKSGYLSPELGPIANPGLMALSPGVVDQFVERTERLHTPRPGFPFDRDFDYTPQPRASARFR encoded by the coding sequence ATGCGCATTGCCGTCGCCGGTCTTCACACAGAGTGCAGTACTTATAATCCGGTGATCGCGCGCGAAGCCGATTTCCGCGTGCTGCGGGGCCCGGCCATGCTCAAGGACGGGTATTTTGATTTCCTCACCCATTTTCCGGCCGAGTTCATCACCATTCTGCATGCGCGCGCCATCGCCGGCGGGCCGGTGGAGCAGGCGCTCTACCAGCGCTGGAAGCGCGAGATACTCGAAGGGCTGAAGGCGGCGATGCCGCTCGACGGCGTCTATCTCGCCATGCACGGCGCCATGTTCGTCGAGACCATGTTCGACGCCGAGGGCGACTTCATCGCCGCCGTGCGCGAGACGGTCGGGCCTGATGTCATCATCGCCACGAGCTACGACCTGCATGGCAATATCAGCCAGAAGATCATCGACAACCTCGATATTTTCTCGACCTATCGCACCGCCCCACATATCGACGTCGCGGACACGATGCGCCGTGCGGTGACCATGCTGGTGCGGGCCATTTCGACCGGCGTGCGCCCGGGTCTGGTCTGGGCGCCGGTGCCGGTGCTGCTGCCGGGGGAACGCACTTCGACGCAGGATGAACCCGCCCGCAGTTTTTATGCGCAGCTCCATCAGGTCGAAGAGCCGACCGGTATTTGGGACGCCTCGTTCCAGATTGGCTATGTCTGGGCGGACGAACCCCGATCTACTGCCTGCGCGGTTATAACCGGCACCGACAGATCGGCCATGGAACGGGCAGCCAGCGACCTCGCGGGGGACTATTGGGATCTCCGTGAAAAATTCGTGTTTGGCATGGAGACCGGCTCGATCGAGGAATGCGTCGCGCGGGCTGTCGCCAGCCCGACAACGCCGGTTGTGCTGGCGGAGTCGGGCGATAACCCGACTGGCGGCGGTGTCGGCGACCGTGCCGAAATGCTTGCAGCGCTCATGCAAGCTGGCGCCACTGACACAATATTTGCGGGCATTGCCGACGCGGCTGCGACCGAGGCCGCCTATGCGGCTGGCGTGGGCGGACATGTCAGCCTCACCATCGGCGCCAGACTTGATCCATCGAGCCGGCCGGCAAAGGTGGATGGAACCGTCGCCTTCCTGCTCGAGACGGATGATAACCGCCTTCGCGAAGCCGTGCTGCGCATTGGCGGGATCGACCTTGTCGTGACCACACGGCGTCGGCCGTTCCACAACATTGCCGATTTTACCCGGCTCGGCCTTGATCCGCATTCAGCGCGCATCATCGCGGTCAAATCGGGCTATCTGTCGCCAGAACTCGGGCCCATCGCCAACCCGGGCCTGATGGCCCTGTCGCCCGGTGTCGTCGACCAGTTCGTGGAGCGAACCGAACGGCTTCATACGCCGCGCCCAGGTTTTCCATTTGACCGGGATTTTGACTACACGCCCCAACCGCGCGCCTCTGCCCGCTTCCGCTGA
- a CDS encoding carbohydrate ABC transporter permease, translating into MIDRYKWYEIAALYAGMAVFLFFVLAPFIEGFLVSLKPLAQLFSRPYSFIPKTWSFDAYVTMWSSVPALGMHIFNSFFISSVVTLVVIIIVVPAAYAFARFNFAGSGLLLAGFLAVNMFSGAVLLIPLFRLMRAMGLLNSYWAMIVPGAAFLIPSSIWLLRTYMMRIPRELDEAAWVDGASRLYTLRRVILPLAMPGIVVVAIMTFIGAYAQQFIFALTFNSKTEFMPLPVGLFAFFGKQEVIWNELMAASFVGILPVMIVIVFLQRYLVAGLTAGAVKQ; encoded by the coding sequence ATGATCGACCGCTACAAATGGTATGAGATCGCGGCGCTCTATGCCGGGATGGCGGTGTTCCTGTTCTTTGTCCTGGCGCCGTTCATCGAGGGTTTCCTCGTCTCGCTGAAACCTTTGGCGCAGCTGTTTTCGCGACCCTACAGCTTCATCCCGAAGACCTGGTCGTTCGACGCCTATGTGACCATGTGGTCCTCTGTGCCGGCCCTCGGCATGCATATCTTCAATTCCTTCTTCATCTCCTCGGTTGTGACGCTCGTCGTCATCATCATCGTCGTGCCCGCCGCCTATGCCTTCGCCCGCTTCAATTTTGCCGGATCTGGCCTGTTGCTGGCCGGTTTCCTCGCGGTCAACATGTTCTCGGGCGCCGTATTGCTGATCCCGCTGTTCCGCCTGATGCGGGCGATGGGGCTGCTCAATTCCTACTGGGCGATGATCGTGCCGGGCGCGGCCTTCCTTATTCCTTCGTCCATCTGGCTGTTGCGCACCTATATGATGCGCATCCCGCGTGAACTGGATGAGGCCGCCTGGGTGGATGGCGCCAGCCGCCTCTATACCCTGCGCCGGGTTATCCTGCCGCTGGCCATGCCGGGGATCGTGGTGGTTGCCATCATGACGTTCATTGGCGCCTACGCCCAGCAGTTCATCTTCGCGCTGACCTTCAACTCCAAGACCGAATTCATGCCGCTGCCGGTTGGCCTGTTCGCCTTCTTCGGCAAGCAGGAGGTGATCTGGAACGAGTTGATGGCAGCGTCTTTCGTCGGAATCCTGCCGGTCATGATCGTTATCGTGTTCCTGCAGCGCTACCTCGTCGCCGGCCTCACCGCCGGAGCCGTGAAGCAGTAA
- a CDS encoding CheR family methyltransferase gives MSTARLVPADDDHLSHADFGKIATLIGQEVGIRLPPAKRMMVEGRLRRRLRALDLPSFDAYCDYVFRRGGLDQELDSLINVVTTNKTDFFREAEHFELMQSTLVPNLLRARSGERRPLLKVWSAASSTGAEAYTIAMVLAEMARHQDNFKYAILGTDVSTDVLAQGTRGVYPAEQIAPVPQDMQSRYLMWSRQSGSRAEVRIVPELRRLVRFQRLNLMDSAYPYDRDVDIIFLRNVLIYFDKADQAAVIGRLVSHLRLGGYLLLGHSESMIGTTIPVRQVAPAVFQRL, from the coding sequence ATGTCGACTGCGCGTCTCGTCCCGGCGGACGATGACCATCTCAGCCATGCCGATTTCGGAAAGATCGCCACCCTGATCGGCCAGGAGGTGGGCATCCGCCTGCCGCCCGCCAAGCGGATGATGGTCGAGGGTCGCCTGCGCCGCCGGTTGCGGGCTCTGGACCTGCCCAGTTTCGACGCCTATTGCGACTATGTCTTTCGGCGGGGTGGGCTGGATCAGGAGCTGGACTCTCTCATCAATGTGGTCACCACCAACAAGACCGATTTCTTCCGCGAGGCCGAGCATTTCGAGCTGATGCAGTCGACGCTGGTGCCCAATCTCTTGCGGGCGCGCTCCGGCGAGCGTCGGCCCCTGCTCAAGGTGTGGAGCGCTGCATCCTCGACCGGGGCCGAGGCCTATACCATCGCCATGGTGCTCGCCGAGATGGCGCGGCATCAGGATAATTTCAAATATGCCATTCTCGGCACCGATGTTTCGACCGACGTCCTGGCCCAGGGCACGCGGGGCGTCTATCCGGCCGAACAAATTGCCCCGGTGCCGCAGGACATGCAGTCCCGCTACCTCATGTGGTCGCGCCAGTCCGGGTCTCGCGCCGAGGTCCGTATCGTGCCCGAACTGCGTCGGCTGGTGCGCTTCCAGAGGCTCAACCTCATGGACAGTGCCTATCCCTATGATCGGGACGTCGACATCATCTTCCTGCGCAATGTTCTGATTTATTTCGATAAAGCGGATCAGGCGGCGGTAATTGGGCGACTTGTGTCGCATTTGCGCCTTGGCGGTTATCTCCTTCTTGGGCATTCGGAGTCCATGATCGGTACGACAATTCCCGTACGCCAGGTTGCGCCTGCCGTATTCCAGCGCCTGTGA
- a CDS encoding MFS transporter: MAALSRFSPQRLTMLAFFLQPIAFGSWLPRIPEIQAGLGLGPAGLAVALLGMPCGTLLTLPFAGPLVGRIGGRAAIIAGFIFYSIAVCLPAFVPDAFWLFIALMLAGSSISFVELGLNVEADLVEKSTGTMIMNTSHGCWSLGIMVGSLIGSVLAGMSLAPHLAIPLVSLVVLPIALITGKSLPALADAPQAAATGKKSAWSIPSWPLIGICAFVFGIAMTEGAMADWSAIFLRDAVGAEAGAVGLGYSIFAMFVAAGRFSGDHLKRRLGAINTARLCGVLAVVGSVVIYLAPTITLALIGFGILGIGVSVGFPLAVTAAASLGDRAASANVAVLSFVALTGFLVGPPIIGFVAEHFDIRAGIACVIPVLIVSLFLAGRLKPRSTLAPTSDAVQTSGA; the protein is encoded by the coding sequence ATGGCAGCCTTGTCCCGCTTCAGTCCGCAGCGCCTTACCATGCTGGCCTTCTTCCTCCAGCCCATTGCCTTTGGCTCCTGGCTGCCGCGCATCCCCGAGATCCAGGCGGGCCTCGGCCTTGGCCCGGCGGGCCTCGCCGTGGCACTGCTCGGCATGCCCTGCGGAACGCTGCTGACCCTGCCCTTCGCCGGACCTCTCGTCGGACGGATCGGTGGTCGCGCCGCGATCATCGCCGGCTTCATCTTCTATTCGATTGCCGTTTGCCTTCCGGCCTTCGTGCCCGACGCCTTCTGGCTGTTCATTGCGCTGATGCTCGCCGGATCATCGATTTCCTTTGTCGAGCTGGGCCTCAACGTCGAGGCAGACCTCGTCGAAAAATCGACCGGCACGATGATCATGAACACGTCCCACGGCTGCTGGTCGCTCGGCATCATGGTCGGCAGCCTCATCGGTTCGGTCCTCGCCGGAATGAGCCTTGCGCCGCATCTCGCGATCCCGCTGGTAAGCCTTGTTGTCCTGCCCATCGCGCTGATCACCGGCAAATCTCTGCCAGCCCTCGCCGATGCGCCGCAGGCCGCCGCAACCGGGAAAAAATCGGCTTGGTCCATTCCGAGTTGGCCGCTGATCGGCATTTGCGCCTTCGTCTTCGGCATCGCGATGACCGAAGGCGCTATGGCCGACTGGTCCGCGATCTTCCTGCGCGACGCCGTCGGCGCGGAAGCGGGTGCTGTTGGCCTCGGCTACTCGATCTTCGCCATGTTCGTGGCTGCCGGCCGGTTCAGCGGCGACCATCTCAAGCGCCGCCTCGGCGCCATAAACACGGCCCGGCTGTGCGGCGTTCTGGCGGTGGTCGGGAGCGTCGTGATCTATCTCGCGCCGACGATCACTCTCGCCCTCATCGGCTTCGGGATTTTGGGCATTGGCGTCTCGGTCGGCTTCCCGCTCGCCGTCACCGCCGCTGCGAGCCTCGGGGATCGCGCGGCATCAGCCAATGTGGCCGTTCTGTCCTTCGTTGCGCTCACCGGATTTCTCGTGGGACCGCCGATCATCGGCTTCGTCGCCGAGCATTTTGACATCAGGGCCGGCATCGCCTGCGTCATCCCGGTGCTGATCGTGAGCCTCTTCCTCGCGGGCCGCCTCAAGCCACGTTCGACGCTGGCCCCCACCTCTGACGCCGTCCAGACATCAGGAGCATAG